The DNA region GGCCGCGGGTCCGCCGCGCAGGCTTGCATCAGCTCGCGGATCAGGGTGCGGCGAATATTACGCCCTTTGGCCAGCCGCGTGCCGCTTACCGGCTTGATCGAGCGGATTTTCAACAACTGGTCATGCGTGATCAGGTCGTGCCGCCAGGCCTCGTTCATCACGCCGCGAATGGCGTTCACGTACAACGAGGTGGTGTTGGGTGCGTAGTCATCTTCACGCAGCGTCGCGACCAGTGCCGTCACGTGGCCCGGCTGCAAAGTGTGCCAGGGGATGTCATGGATATCGACATCGGCCATGCCCAGCCGGTCGGCAGCATCCTGTAGCACGTAGGTCATGGTCAGGCGGCTTGAGGGAGCAAGACGGTCAAGATAGAGCCGCAGCGGCTTGTTGACATCCGGCAGTGAAAACGGGCTGACGACGGGGGCGGACGGGTTGGTGTGGGGGTCTTCCGGCATGTGCAACTACGCCTTTTCTGGTGCAAGCGCAGGCGAGCGGCTCCCGCACTTCTGATTCATGTTCAAGACAGCTGTATTCAAGCGCCTGACTTTAGCACGGCCCTGAGAGCAATCCTCGGTAACATCCTGACGCTTGAACAAAACCTCGCCTGGGTTAGGCTTTTCGCCGATTTTCAAACCCCAGGTCGAACAGGTCTCTTGATTGTGTCTCTTGCCACCCCACTCCCTGAACGTCGCCGGGCGGCGGCCGGTTTCTGGTTGCTGGCCCTCCAGCTCAGTCAAGGCAGCGAAGCGCAACGACTGGCGAACATTCGGGTCGGTTTTGCACCCGGTTGGGTCCGCGCGATGCATGACGCCTTCGCGTTGGGGCCCAGGCAAATGGAAAGTCTGTTCAACCTGTCGACATCGACGCTAGAGCGGCGCCAGCGTCAGCAGCAACCGCTGGATGCAGTAGCGTCGGAGCGTCTGGACCGCGTGGCAATGCTCGCCAGTCATGCCATGCGCGTGTTTGAAACGCCCGAGCGTGCCGGACACTGGATGATCACCAGCAACGTAGCGCTTGACGCTGGCACTCCACTGCAAGCCTGTGAAACCGGGATCGGCGCGGCTCAAGCGCATCGAGCCTTGGCTACGCTTGAAAGTGCCGGAGCGGTACCGAATCAACGTGCGGTATCCACCACCACTCGCCCGCGCACCTGACCGGCAATCAGTTGCGGAGCAATGTCGATCACCTCACTCAAGCCCACCTCGCGGCTGATCAGCGGCAGCAGCGCCGGGTCCAGGTCGGTCGCCAGTCTGGACCAGGCTTGCAGTCGATCAGCGCGGGGCCGATTGACGCTATCAATGCCGGCCAGGGTAACGCCACGCAGGATGAACGGCGCGACCGAGCCCGGAAACTCCATGCCCTGCGCCAGACCACAGGCCGCCACCACACCGCGATAACGGATCCCGGCACAGACATTCGCCAAGGTGTGACT from Pseudomonas syringae includes:
- a CDS encoding antitoxin Xre-like helix-turn-helix domain-containing protein, yielding MSLATPLPERRRAAAGFWLLALQLSQGSEAQRLANIRVGFAPGWVRAMHDAFALGPRQMESLFNLSTSTLERRQRQQQPLDAVASERLDRVAMLASHAMRVFETPERAGHWMITSNVALDAGTPLQACETGIGAAQAHRALATLESAGAVPNQRAVSTTTRPRT